From the genome of Corallococcus macrosporus DSM 14697:
GATGGCAAGCCCCTGCCCACGGAGGGCGCGGCGCTGCGCTCGGTGCGCCACCGCGTGGGCTATGCGCTCCAGGGGGGCGGCCTCTTCCCGCACCTCACGGGGGAGGAGAACGTCACCCTCATGGCGCGGCAGCTTCGCTGGTCCGCGGCGCGGACGCGTGAGCGGCTGGCGTCGCTGGTGGAGCTGACGCGCTTCCCCTCGGACGGGCTGGCGCGCTACCCCTCGCAGCTCTCTGGAGGCCAGCGTCAGCGGGTGGCGCTGATGCGCGCGTTGATGCTGGACCCGGACGTGTTGTTGCTGGACGAGCCTTTGGGCGCGTTGGACCCGCTGGTCCGGCACGAGCTGCAGGGCGACCTGCGCGACATCTTCGCCCGGCTGGGCAAGACGGTGGTGCTGGTGACGCATGACCTGGCGGAGGCGGGCTTCCTGGGAGACAGCATCCTCCTGATGCGGGAGGGGCGCGTGGTGCAGCAGGGGCGGCTCGCGGACCTGGAGGCGCGGCCGGTGGATGACTTCGTCACCCGCTTCATCCAGGCGCAGCGCCCCCTGCCGGGCGGCACGGGAGGCGAGGCGTGAGGGCGGTGTGGCTGCTGGTGGTGCTGCTCGTGGGCGCGTGCGGAGGGGCTTCCACGTCCGGGGACGCCGCGCCCCAGGTGCGCGTGGGCTCCAAGAAGTTCACCGAGTCCGTCATCCTGGGCGAAGCGGTGACGCAGTTGGCGCGGAGCACGGGCGCGCGCGTCTCACACCGGCGCGAGCTGGGCGGCACGGCGGTGCTCTGGGAGGCGCTGCGCAGGGGCGAGCTCGATGCGTATCCGGAGTACACAGGCACGCTGCGTCAGGAGCTGCTGTCGGGCCGGCACCTGCCGGATGACGCGGCGCTGCGCGAGGCCCTGGCCGAGTCCGGGTTGCGGATGAGCGAGCCGCTGGGCTTCAACAACACCTACGCCCTGGGGATGAAGGAGGCGGAGGCTGAGCGACTGGGCATCCGCCGCATCTCCGATTTGCGCGCGCATCCCACGCTGCGCTTCGGCTTCAGCAACGAGTTCATGGACCGCGCGGACGGCTGGCCCGCGTTGCGAGACAGCTACCGGCTGCCGCAGCGGGACGTGCGCGGGCTGGACCATGACCTGGCGTACCGGGGCATGGACAGCGGGGCGCTGCAGCTCACGGACCTGTACTCCACGGACGCGGAGATTCAGGCCTACGGGCTGCGCGTGCTGGAGGACGACCTGCATCACTTCCCCGCGTATGACGCCGTGCTGCTGTATCGCGACGACCTGGAAGCCCGCGCGCCGGAGGCCCTGGCCGCGATGCTCCGGTTGGAGGGCCGCGTGTCCGAGGCGGACATGGTGAAGCTCAACGCGGAGGCCCGGCTGGAGCGCGTGCCGGAGGGGCGCGTGGCCGCGGGCTTCCTCTCCAGCGCGCTGGGCGTCACCACGGAGGTGCGTGGAGACGGGCTGGCCGCTCGGGTGTGGAAGCGGACGCGAGAGCACCTGTACCTGGTGGGCGTGTCGCTGCTGGCGGCCATCGCGCTCGCGGTGCCGCTGGGCGTGCTGGCGGCGCGGCGGCCTCGGCTGGGGCGCGGTGTGCTGGGGCTGACGGGGGTCATCCAGACGGTGCCGTCGCTGGCGCTGCTGGTGGTGATGATTCCGCTGCTGGGGATTGGCTCACGCCCGGCCATCGCCGCGCTGTTCCTCTACAGCCTGCTGCCCATCGTCCGGAACACGGCGGCGGGGCTGGCGGGAATCCCCCTTGAGGTCCGCGAGTCCGCGGAGGCGCTGGGCCTGCCCGCGTGGGCGCGGCTGTGGCGCATCGAGCTGCCCATGGCGGCGCCGTCCATCCTCGCGGGCATCCAGACGGCCGCGGTCATCAACGTGGGCACCGCGACGCTGGGCGCGCTGGTGGGCGCAGGGGGCTACGGCCAGCCGATCCTCACGGGCATCCGGTTGGATGACGCGCGGCTCATCTTGGAGGGGGCCATTCCGGCAGCGGCGCTGGCGTTGCTCGCCAGTGCGCTGTTCGACGGAGTGGAGCGTGTCGTGGTGCCGCGAGGCCTGCGGCTGGGCGCGGCGCCGCGCTCACGCTGAGGCCTGGGCGCGGTTCCTTCAGACCGGCTCGGCGCTCGAAGCAGGCGAGGCCTCCGCCACGACCCGGGGCGCGTCCGCGGACAGACCCGCCGCGCACAGCACCACCACCGACATCCACACGAAGTCCGCCAGCAGCAGGTGCACGAGCTGCATCCACACCGGCGCCAGCAGCACCAG
Proteins encoded in this window:
- a CDS encoding glycine betaine ABC transporter substrate-binding protein; its protein translation is MRAVWLLVVLLVGACGGASTSGDAAPQVRVGSKKFTESVILGEAVTQLARSTGARVSHRRELGGTAVLWEALRRGELDAYPEYTGTLRQELLSGRHLPDDAALREALAESGLRMSEPLGFNNTYALGMKEAEAERLGIRRISDLRAHPTLRFGFSNEFMDRADGWPALRDSYRLPQRDVRGLDHDLAYRGMDSGALQLTDLYSTDAEIQAYGLRVLEDDLHHFPAYDAVLLYRDDLEARAPEALAAMLRLEGRVSEADMVKLNAEARLERVPEGRVAAGFLSSALGVTTEVRGDGLAARVWKRTREHLYLVGVSLLAAIALAVPLGVLAARRPRLGRGVLGLTGVIQTVPSLALLVVMIPLLGIGSRPAIAALFLYSLLPIVRNTAAGLAGIPLEVRESAEALGLPAWARLWRIELPMAAPSILAGIQTAAVINVGTATLGALVGAGGYGQPILTGIRLDDARLILEGAIPAAALALLASALFDGVERVVVPRGLRLGAAPRSR
- a CDS encoding ATP-binding cassette domain-containing protein — translated: MYELQDVSKCFGAMQALHPLSLRLSTGRTTVLLGPSGCGKSTLLRLLNGLLPCDTGRVLFDGKPLPTEGAALRSVRHRVGYALQGGGLFPHLTGEENVTLMARQLRWSAARTRERLASLVELTRFPSDGLARYPSQLSGGQRQRVALMRALMLDPDVLLLDEPLGALDPLVRHELQGDLRDIFARLGKTVVLVTHDLAEAGFLGDSILLMREGRVVQQGRLADLEARPVDDFVTRFIQAQRPLPGGTGGEA